From the Alphaproteobacteria bacterium genome, one window contains:
- a CDS encoding glycosyltransferase family 9 protein: protein MNILFITCSRIGDAVLTTGILKFIEHAFPGAKVTIAVDPLPAPLFKDYPLLDRLIVFPKKKHSRHWVDLWMQTVARKWDWVIDCRGSVVSYGLWAKKRSLWHSTPGDTRHKVEQISGMAGIPTTSTHLWFSACRQEKAKALLPDDHPYLAMAPAANWIGKQWPIEFFTDLAGQFITTYPSAKIAIFAAPHEQAMVQPLLNQLPSHACVDFIKNPLDLADVAACIQRCRVFIGNDSGLMHIAAAVKTPTIGLFGPSREENYGPWQSPNEDLHRVVRIPLSYEQLAQTPGFSHKCQTCFMTSLTTEKVWLSLRDRWDFSTLS from the coding sequence ATGAATATTCTTTTCATCACATGCAGCCGAATTGGCGACGCTGTCTTGACAACCGGCATCCTAAAATTCATAGAACACGCTTTCCCGGGGGCAAAAGTAACCATTGCGGTTGACCCCCTGCCGGCGCCCTTGTTCAAAGATTACCCCCTGTTGGATCGGCTGATTGTTTTTCCCAAAAAAAAACATAGCCGTCATTGGGTAGATTTATGGATGCAAACTGTTGCCAGAAAATGGGATTGGGTGATCGATTGCAGGGGATCCGTTGTATCCTATGGGCTTTGGGCAAAAAAACGAAGCCTCTGGCACAGCACCCCAGGCGACACCCGTCACAAGGTGGAACAAATTTCTGGAATGGCGGGGATTCCAACAACGTCGACGCATCTTTGGTTTTCAGCGTGTCGACAGGAAAAGGCCAAAGCCCTTTTACCCGACGATCATCCCTATTTGGCGATGGCCCCCGCGGCAAATTGGATTGGAAAACAATGGCCAATTGAATTTTTTACCGATCTTGCCGGTCAATTCATCACAACCTATCCTAGCGCCAAAATTGCCATTTTTGCGGCCCCGCACGAACAGGCGATGGTTCAACCCTTGCTCAATCAGCTCCCTTCGCATGCTTGCGTTGACTTCATTAAAAACCCCCTTGATTTAGCAGATGTCGCGGCCTGTATTCAACGATGCCGTGTTTTCATTGGGAACGATTCTGGGTTGATGCACATAGCTGCAGCCGTTAAAACACCCACGATTGGATTGTTTGGTCCCTCCAGGGAAGAAAATTATGGACCTTGGCAATCCCCAAACGAGGATCTGCATAGAGTCGTTCGTATCCCCCTAAGCTATGAACAGCTGGCGCAAACACCGGGATTTTCACATAAATGCCAGACGTGTTTTATGACGTCCCTGACGACAGAAAAGGTTTGGCTAAGCCTTAGGGATCGCTGGGATTTCTCTACTTTGTCGTAA
- a CDS encoding cyclic nucleotide-binding domain-containing protein has product MELEIYDRKDYKKGDSIIVQGEEARNLYIIEKGLVEIWHLKDGVRKTITQLGPGRIFGEMAFVDSAPRTATATASEPTICIRVSGKKLTEELEHCPPFIRALMKVLVKNLRVTTK; this is encoded by the coding sequence GTGGAACTTGAAATTTATGATCGCAAAGATTACAAGAAAGGCGACAGCATTATCGTCCAGGGCGAAGAAGCGCGGAATTTGTATATCATAGAAAAGGGCCTTGTTGAAATATGGCACTTAAAAGATGGGGTCAGAAAAACGATCACTCAATTGGGACCGGGGCGAATTTTTGGGGAAATGGCCTTTGTTGATAGTGCCCCGCGTACAGCAACGGCGACCGCGTCGGAGCCAACAATCTGCATTCGCGTTTCAGGAAAGAAACTGACCGAGGAATTAGAGCATTGCCCGCCCTTTATTCGTGCCCTGATGAAGGTTTTGGTTAAGAATCTTCGTGTTACGACAAAGTAG